Sequence from the Flavobacterium sp. TR2 genome:
TTTGGTCCTTGACAAATCTTTTCTGCCCGGCGAAAATGCTTTAATGATTCCGAAAACAAAAGACGGAAGAGTTTTATTCGCTGTTCCGTGGCATAACCGCGTTGTGGTTGGAACAACCGATACTTTAATTAAAAAACAAAGTTTAGAGCCTATCGCATTAGAAAGCGAAATCCAATTTGTTCTGGAAACTGCCCAGCGCTTCTTAGCAAAAAAACCCACAAGAGCCGACGTATTATCTGTTTTTGCAGGATTGCGTCCGTTGGCCGCACCGAAAGAAGAAGGCAAAAGCACTAAAGAAGTTTCTAGAAGCCATAAAATTATAGTTTCTGAAACTGGCCTCATTACCATTACTGGAGGAAAATGGACAACCTACAGAAAAATTGCCGAAGATATTATTGATAAAGCCATTAAAACGGGCAAACTACAACCGAAAGAATGCAGCACAGAGCATCTTTTTATTCATGGAAATAAACCTACCACTTCTGCTGATAGAGAAAATCACCTTTATATATATGGTTCTGACATTCCGAAAATAATTGAATTACAGGAAAACGAACCTGAACTAAAAGAAAAACTGCATCCTAATCACGAATTTACAATCGCAGAAGTCGTTTGGGCTATTCGTTATGAAATGGCTAGAACAGTAGACGATATTTTAGCCCGAAGGGTTCGTTTACTATTCTTAGATGCCAGAGCTGCGATTGAAGTTTCGGAGAAAACAGCAAGAGTAATTGCGAAAGAATTAGAACACGATGAAGCATGGATACGCTCAGAAATTGCCAATTTTAGACAAATTGCGAAAGGTTTTCTCTTGTCTGAATTCCAATAAATTCGATAATCCAGCTGATTCTGAGAATCTTCAACCTTAATATTGTCTTACAAAAAATGGTTTGATGAATGTCTTCGAGTAAAATTATTTTCAAGCATTAAGAAATAATTAATTAACAATATATCAATACATTAAAGCACAAAATTATTCTAATTTTATGCTCTCAAAAGCCATTATTTTAATGCTACAGAAAATGCTTTTAAACACATTAACAAAAAATTAACACAACACTTGTATATACAAATATTAAAAGTCATACATTTGTATATACAAATTATACACTTACGACTATGACAATTGAAGAGGTTATTAAGAGTACGGTTAAGATGGATAATGCGAAAAAAGTTATTCTGAATATCATGTACACGCAAAATGTTATCCAAGATCATTTCAACGATTTAATTAAATCGTATGATCTGTCTGGAGAACAATATAATGTGTTGCGTATATTAAGAGGACAAAAAGGAAAACCTGCTAATATGTGCGTGATACAAGAGCGTATGCTTGCCAAAACGAGCAATACGACACGACTGGTAGACAAATTATTATTGAAAGAGCTTGTTACGCGAAATGTCTGTCCGGATAATAGAAGAAAAATTGAAGTTTTGATTACTCAAAAAGGATTAGACGTTTTAAAAGAATTAGATCCGAAAGTAGATGCGCATGAACAAACATTTGCAGACAATTTAAAACCAGAAGAATTAATTTTATTAAATCAATTATTAGAAAAATATAGAACCAACAAATAAAATAATAAAAACTATGAGCAATTTTTTAGAAAATCAAAATTGGAGATACGCTACTAAACAGTTTGATGCTACAAAAAAGATATCTGATGCAGATTTAAATACATTAAAAGAAGCCGTTAGGTTAAGTGCTTCTTCATACGGACTACAACCTTATAAAGTTATTCTTGTTGAAAATCCAGAATTAAGAGAAAAATTAAAAGGTGCAGCTTGGGGACAAACTCAAATTACAGACGCTTCTCACCTATTCATTTTTGCAAATGACTTAAAGCTTGATGCAGGGTCTGTTGACAAATACATTAGCAACATCAGCGAAGTAAGAGGTGTTCCTACTGAAGCTTTAGGCGGATTTAGCGATATGATGAAAAATGTAATTGCAAATTTATCTGAAGACGCAAAACACATCTGGACTGCAAAACAAACTTACTTGGCTTTAGGCAACCTATTAAACGCGGCAGCCGAACTAAAAATTGATGCAACGCCAATGGAAGGTTTCAATGCGGCTCAATTTAATGAAATCTTAGGTTTCGATAAATTAGGTTTAAATGCTTCAGTTATTGCAACTGTAGGCTACAGAC
This genomic interval carries:
- a CDS encoding glycerol-3-phosphate dehydrogenase/oxidase; the protein is MNRSEQLIKLQNTEKWDVIIIGGGASGLGTAVDAASRSYKTVLLEAVDFAKGTSSRSTKLVHGGVRYLAQGDVHLVREALKERGLLAQNATHLVKNQSFVIPNYHLLSGYFYTIGLKIYDLLSGFLSLGSSKYLSKKKTIELLPNVEEKGLVNGVIYHDGQFDDSRLAINLAQTAVENGACLLNYIKVTNLLKDDQNQIFGVQVQDQESGIKYDVKGSAVINATGVFTNAIMKLNDKVYKKYIVPSQGIHLVLDKSFLPGENALMIPKTKDGRVLFAVPWHNRVVVGTTDTLIKKQSLEPIALESEIQFVLETAQRFLAKKPTRADVLSVFAGLRPLAAPKEEGKSTKEVSRSHKIIVSETGLITITGGKWTTYRKIAEDIIDKAIKTGKLQPKECSTEHLFIHGNKPTTSADRENHLYIYGSDIPKIIELQENEPELKEKLHPNHEFTIAEVVWAIRYEMARTVDDILARRVRLLFLDARAAIEVSEKTARVIAKELEHDEAWIRSEIANFRQIAKGFLLSEFQ
- a CDS encoding MarR family winged helix-turn-helix transcriptional regulator, with amino-acid sequence MTIEEVIKSTVKMDNAKKVILNIMYTQNVIQDHFNDLIKSYDLSGEQYNVLRILRGQKGKPANMCVIQERMLAKTSNTTRLVDKLLLKELVTRNVCPDNRRKIEVLITQKGLDVLKELDPKVDAHEQTFADNLKPEELILLNQLLEKYRTNK
- a CDS encoding NAD(P)H-dependent oxidoreductase; this encodes MSNFLENQNWRYATKQFDATKKISDADLNTLKEAVRLSASSYGLQPYKVILVENPELREKLKGAAWGQTQITDASHLFIFANDLKLDAGSVDKYISNISEVRGVPTEALGGFSDMMKNVIANLSEDAKHIWTAKQTYLALGNLLNAAAELKIDATPMEGFNAAQFNEILGFDKLGLNASVIATVGYRHDDDKSQHQKKVRKSHEELFITI